The following are encoded in a window of Phaseolus vulgaris cultivar G19833 chromosome 3, P. vulgaris v2.0, whole genome shotgun sequence genomic DNA:
- the LOC137808315 gene encoding uncharacterized protein isoform X2, whose product MEWTTLQHLDLRHVGRGVRPLQPHAASFHPHQSLVAVAIGTYIVEFDALTGSKISALDIGAPVVRMSYSPTSGHTVIAILQDCTIRSCDFDLEQTCVLHSPEKKTEQISSDTEVHMALTPLQPVVFFGFHKRMSVTVVGTVEGGRAPTKIKTDLKKPVVNLACHPRLPVLYVAYAEGLIRAYNIHTYAVHYTLQLDNTIKLVGAGAFAFHPTLEWIFVGDRRGTLLVWDVSTERPIMIGIKQVGSHPITSVAWLPMLRLLVTLSKDGNLHVWETRVTVNSNGPPTQANFFEPAAIESIDIPRILSQQGGETVYPLPRIKSLEFHPKSNLAALVFANVTIADNSKNRARYSREGRKQLFAVLQSARGSSASVLREKLAALGSSGVLADHQLQAQLQEHHLKGHGQLTMSDIARKAFLYSHFMEGHAKISPISRLPLITVLDNKHHLKDFPVYEPFHLELNFFNKANRVLHYPVRAYYMDGLNLMAHNLSSGSDTIYRKLYNSIPGNVEYRAKYLIHSKIQRLFLVVYEFSGATNEVVLYWENSDAQVANSKSSTVKGRDAAFVGPNENQFAILDEDKTGLGVYTLPGGASQEAKDNDKVFEENPTATAETTVGSIRGPTPFLFETEVDRIFSTPLDSSLMFATHGNQIGIVKLIQGYRLSTSTANGQYLSTNSEGKKSIKLKRNEIVLQVHWQETLRGYVAGILTTQRVLIVSATLDILAVTSANFDKGLLPFRSLLWVGPALLFSTATTISILGWDGKVRPILSISMPYAVLVGSLNDRLLLASPTEINPRQKKRVEIKSCLVGLLEPILIGFATMQLSFEQKLDLSEVLYQITSRFDSLRITPRSLDILARGSPVCGDLAVALSQSGPQFTQVMRGVYAVKALRFSTALSILKDEFLRSRDYPKCPPTSHLFHRFRQLGYACIRFAQFDSAKETFEVIADYESMLDLFICHLNPSAMRRLAQKLEEEGLDSELRRYCDRILRARSTGWTQGIFANFAAESMVPKGPEWGGGNWEIKTPTAVKDIPQWELAAEVTPYMKTDDGTIPSIIVDHIGVYLGSIKGRGNIVEVREDSLVKVFMPTGNDKVNGPEASSVKSVSNHQSNVVGNTKGDSLMGLSLNQQLVSSSADEQAKAEEEFKKSMYGAADGSSSDEEGVSKIKKLHIKIRDKPIASSTVDVNKIKEATRQFKLGEALAPPTRTRSSTGGSQDLGQILSLPPATTGSASSTVSTPGDLFGTDTLTQPELISQSTSGVVSGGLKAGPIPEDFFQNTIPSLQVAAGLPPAGTFLSKYTPGVENIKTTPNQDAFEADAGLQGGIPPQIIQQPVVPIESIGLPDGGVPPQSSSRAGVIPPSQLQATQAQISSQPLDLSILGVPNSPDSGKPPQTGSQQIAVHPGQVPRGAAASVCFKTGLAHLEQNNLSDALSCFDEAFLALAKEQSRGIDIKAQATICAQYKIAVTLLREIGRLQKVHGPSAISAKDEMARLSRHLGSLPLLAKHRINCIRTAIKRNMDVQNYGYSKQMLELLLSKAPANKQEEFRSLIDLCVQRGLANKSIDPLEDPSQFCAATLSRLSTIGYDVCDLCGAKFSAVTAPGCIVCGMGSIKRSDALAGAGPVPSPFG is encoded by the exons ATGGAGTGGACGACGCTGCAGCACCTGGATCTGCGCCACGTTGGGCGCGGCGTTAGACCTCTGCAGCCTCACGCTGCTTCCTTCCATCCTCACCAATCTCTCGTTGCTGTCGCCATAGGAACCTACATCGTGG AATTTGATGCATTAACAGGAAGCAAGATTTCCGCCCTTGACATTGGAGCACCTGTTGTGCGAATGTCTTACAGTCCTACAAGCGGGCATACTGTGATTGCAATCCTCCAG GATTGTACAATACGGTCTTGTGATTTTGACTTAGAGCAAACATGTGTATTACATTCACCAGAGAAGAAGACAGAGCAAATTTCTTCGGATACAGAAGTTCATATGGCTTTGACCCCACTacaacctgttgttttcttTGGGTTTCATAAACGAATGAGTGTGACAG TTGTTGGAACTGTTGAAGGTGGTAGAGCacccacaaaaattaagacgGACTTGAAGAAGCCTGTTGTCAACCTTGCTTGTCATCCTCGCCTCCCTGTATTG TATGTTGCTTATGCAGAAGGTTTGATTCGAGCATATAATATTCATACCTATGCTGTTCATTACACACTACAAC TTGACAATACCATAAAGCTTGTTGGTGCTGGTGCATTTGCGTTTCATCCAACTCTGGAATGGATTTTTGTTGGGGATCGACGAGGTACACTTCTGGTATGGGATGTATCAACTGAGAGACCTATTATGATTGGAAT AAAACAAGTTGGCTCTCATCCTATAACATCAGTTGCTTGGCTCCCCATGTTGCGTTTACTTGTAACTCTATCTAAGGATGGAAATCTTCATGTTTGGGAAACACGTGTTACTGTTAATTCTAATGGACCTCCCACTCAGGCTAATTTTTTTGAGCCTGCAG CTATTGAATCAATTGATATCCCTCGCATCCTTTCTCAACAGGGTGGAGAAACAGTTTATCCATTGCCACGCATCAAATCTTTGGAGTTTCATCCAAAATCTAATTTAGCAGCACTAGTTTTTGCA AATGTGACAATAGCCGACAATTCAAAAAATAGGGCCAGATACAGTAGAGAAGGGAGAAAGCAACTTTTTGCAGTTTTACAAAGTGCACGAGGATCTTCAG CATCTGTTTTAAGGGAAAAACTTGCTGCCTTGGGTTCTTCTGGAGTGTTAGCAGACCATCAACTTCAAGCTCAACTACAAGAGCATCATCTTAAAGG CCATGGGCAACTTACAATGTCAGACATTGCGAGGAAGGCTTTTCTTTATAGT CATTTTATGGAAGGCCATGCAAAAATTTCTCCTATATCACGCTTGCCCCTTATCACTGTTCTTGATAACAAGCATCATCTGAAGGACTTTCCGGTTTATGAG CCTTTTCATTTGGAGCTAAATTTCTTTAATAAAGCAAACCGAGTTCTGCATTATCCTGTCAGGGCATACTATATGGACGGACTGAACCTTATGGCACATAATCTTTCTTCTGGATCTGACACTATCTACCGGAAGCTATATAATTCG ATTCCTGGAAATGTGGAGTACCGAGCAAAATACCTGATACACAGTAAAATACAGCGcttatttcttgtagtgtatgaaTTTAGTGGTGCTACAAATGAAGTTGTGCTCTACTGGGAAAATAGTGATGCACAGGTAGCAAACAGTAAAAGCAGCACAGTAAAAG GTCGAGATGCAGCATTTGTTGGTCCCAATGAAAATCAGTTTGCAATACTTGATGAAGACAAAACAGGATTGGGTGTGTATACTCTACCTGGAGGTGCCTCTCAAGAGGCTAAGGACAATGATAAAGTTTTTGAAGAGAACCCAACTGCAACTGCAGAGACAACTGTTGGTTCAATTCGTGGCCCAACACCGTTTCTGTTTGAAACTGAAGTTGATCGCATATTTTCTACTCCATTAG ATTCGTCTTTGATGTTTGCTACTCATGGAAACCAAATTGGAATAGTGAAGCTCATACAAGGGTACCGTCTATCAACTTCAACTGCCAATGGCCAGTACTTATCAACCAATAGTGAGGGGAAAAAGTCAATTAAGTTGAAAAGAAACGAGATTGTACTCCAG GTGCACTGGCAAGAAACTCTTAGGGGATATGTTGCTGGAATATTAACAACACAGCGAGTCCTTATTGTTTCAGCAACCCTTGATATACTTGCTGTCACTTCTGCAAATTTTGATAAGGGACTTCTTCCA TTTAGATCTCTATTGTGGGTTGGACCAGCCCTCCTTTTTTCCACTGCTACTACTATCAGTATACTTGGTTGGGATGGAAAAGTTAGGCCTATCCTCTCAATCAGTATGCCTTATGCAG TGTTGGTTGGTTCTTTGAATGACCGATTGTTGCTTGCTAGCCCCACGGAAATAAATCCCAGACAGAAGAAAAGGGTTGAGATCAAAAGCTGTCTTGTTGGTCTTCTTGAACCAATTCTTATTGGATTTGCCACAATGCAGCTAAGTTTTGAGCAGAAGCTTGACCTGTCAGAAGTATTATACCAAATAACATCAAG GTTTGACAGCTTGCGCATAACACCAAGGTCTCTGGATATTCTTGCTAGAGGATCTCCTGTTTGTGGAGATTTAGCTGTGGCTTTGTCACAATCAGGTCCACAGTTCACGCAA GTGATGCGAGGTGTTTATGCTGTGAAAGCTCTTCGTTTTTCCACTGCTTTATCTATTTTGAAAGATGAATTTCTGCGATCCAGAGATTATCCAAAATGCCCCCCAACATCTCATTTATTTCACCGGTTTAGGCAGTTGGGTTATGCCTGTATCAG GTTTGCTCAATTTGATAGTGCAAAAGAAACATTTGAAGTTATAGCAGACTATGAAAGTATGCTTGATCTGTTTATATGCCACCTTAATCCAAGTGCCATGCGGCGTCTTGCTCAGAAATTGGAAGAAGAGGGTCTTGACTCAGAATTGAGGAGATATTGTGATAGGATATTACGAGCTCGATCTACTGGATGGACACAAGGTATATTTGCCAACTTTGCCGCTGAGAGTATGGTTCCAAAAGGACCTGAATGGGGTGGTGGAAACTGGGAAATTAAAACACCTACTGCTGTAAAGGATATACCTCAGTGGGAGCTTGCTGCAGAGGTGACACCATACATGAAAACTGATGATGGTACAATTCCATCCATTATTGTAGATCATATCGGTGTGTATTTAGGCTCAATCAAAGGAAGGGGCAATATTGTAGAGGTGAGGGAAGATAGTTTGGTTAAGGTTTTCATGCCTACAGGTAATGATAAAGTAAATGGACCTGAAGCATCTTCTGTTAAATCCGTATCTAATCATCAGTCGAATGTGGTTGGTAATACCAAAGGTGATTCATTGATGGGTCTGAGCCTTAACCAACAGCTTGTCAGTTCCTCTGCTGATGAACAGGCCAAAGCTGAAGAAGAATTTAAGAAATCCATGTATGGAGCTGCTGATGGCAGCAGCAGTGATGAAGAAGGAgtatccaaaataaaaaaattacacataAAAATAAGGGACAAGCCAATTGCCTCTTCTACTGTGGATGTGAATAAGATCAAGGAAGCCACTAGACAGTTTAAACTTGGTGAAGCGTTAGCTCCACCTACGAGGACCAGGTCCTCAACTGGTGGAAGCCAAGATCTTGGCCAGATTTTGTCCCTGCCACCAGCAACTACAGGGTCAGCTTCTTCAACTGTTTCAACTCCTGGTGACCTTTTTGGTACAGATACATTGACTCAACCTGAACTAATTTCACAGTCAACTAGTGGCGTTGTGAGTGGGGGACTTAAAGCAGGACCTATTCCGGAGGATTTCTTTCAGAATACAATTCCATCCCTTCAAGTGGCTGCAGGATTACCTCCTGCTGGAACTTTTCTCTCTAAGTACACTCCAGGGGTTGAAAATATTAAGACAACTCCTAACCAAGATGCTTTTGAAGCTGATGCTGGTCTTCAAGGTGGTATTCCCCCTCAAATCATTCAGCAACCTGTTGTTCCAATCGAGTCCATAGGACTTCCTGATGGTGGTGTTCCACCGCAATCCTCATCTCGGGCTGGGGTCATACCTCCCTCTCAGTTACAGGCTACTCAGGCTCAAATTTCTAGCCAACCTCTTGATCTTAGCATACTTGGAGTACCAAACTCTCCCGATTCAGGGAAACCTCCACAAACTGGTTCTCAACAAATTGCGGTGCATCCTGGACAG GTTCCCCGTGGAGCTGCTGCTTCTGTATGTTTCAAAACTGGACTTGCTCACCTGGAGCAAAATAATCTTTCGGATGCGTTGTCTTGCTTTGATGAAGCTTTTCTTGCCTTAGCTAAGGAGCAATCTCGTGGAATTGATATAAAAGCTCAAGCAACAATCTGTGCTCAATACAAGATAGCAGTCACACTTCTCCGG GAAATTGGACGTCTGCAGAAAGTCCATGGTCCGAGTGCAATAAGTGCAAAAGATGAGATGGCAAGACTTTCACGTCATCTTGGTTCGCTGCCACTTCTAGCTAAGCACAGAATAAATTGCATTCGAACTGCCATAAAAAGAAACATGGATGTACAAAATTATGGCTATTCGAAGCAAATGTTAGAATTACTATTGTCTAAAGCACCTGCAAACAAGCAGGAGGAATTTAGAAGTTTGATCGACCTGTGTGTTCAGAGGGGCTTGGCAAACAAGTCCATTGATCCTTTGGAAGATCCCTCACAATTCTGTGCTGCCACCTTAAGCAGGCTGTCAACCATTGGATATGATGTCTGTGATCTCTGTGGAGCCAAATTTTCGGCCGTAACTGCACCTGGATGCATTGTCTGCGGAATGGGAAGCATCAAGAGATCAGATGCTCTTGCAGGAGCAGGACCAGTTCCTTCTCCGTTTGGTTGA
- the LOC137808315 gene encoding uncharacterized protein isoform X1, which produces MEWTTLQHLDLRHVGRGVRPLQPHAASFHPHQSLVAVAIGTYIVEFDALTGSKISALDIGAPVVRMSYSPTSGHTVIAILQDCTIRSCDFDLEQTCVLHSPEKKTEQISSDTEVHMALTPLQPVVFFGFHKRMSVTVVGTVEGGRAPTKIKTDLKKPVVNLACHPRLPVLYVAYAEGLIRAYNIHTYAVHYTLQLDNTIKLVGAGAFAFHPTLEWIFVGDRRGTLLVWDVSTERPIMIGIKQVGSHPITSVAWLPMLRLLVTLSKDGNLHVWETRVTVNSNGPPTQANFFEPAAIESIDIPRILSQQGGETVYPLPRIKSLEFHPKSNLAALVFANVTIADNSKNRARYSREGRKQLFAVLQSARGSSASVLREKLAALGSSGVLADHQLQAQLQEHHLKGHGQLTMSDIARKAFLYSHFMEGHAKISPISRLPLITVLDNKHHLKDFPVYEPFHLELNFFNKANRVLHYPVRAYYMDGLNLMAHNLSSGSDTIYRKLYNSVTQGIPGNVEYRAKYLIHSKIQRLFLVVYEFSGATNEVVLYWENSDAQVANSKSSTVKGRDAAFVGPNENQFAILDEDKTGLGVYTLPGGASQEAKDNDKVFEENPTATAETTVGSIRGPTPFLFETEVDRIFSTPLDSSLMFATHGNQIGIVKLIQGYRLSTSTANGQYLSTNSEGKKSIKLKRNEIVLQVHWQETLRGYVAGILTTQRVLIVSATLDILAVTSANFDKGLLPFRSLLWVGPALLFSTATTISILGWDGKVRPILSISMPYAVLVGSLNDRLLLASPTEINPRQKKRVEIKSCLVGLLEPILIGFATMQLSFEQKLDLSEVLYQITSRFDSLRITPRSLDILARGSPVCGDLAVALSQSGPQFTQVMRGVYAVKALRFSTALSILKDEFLRSRDYPKCPPTSHLFHRFRQLGYACIRFAQFDSAKETFEVIADYESMLDLFICHLNPSAMRRLAQKLEEEGLDSELRRYCDRILRARSTGWTQGIFANFAAESMVPKGPEWGGGNWEIKTPTAVKDIPQWELAAEVTPYMKTDDGTIPSIIVDHIGVYLGSIKGRGNIVEVREDSLVKVFMPTGNDKVNGPEASSVKSVSNHQSNVVGNTKGDSLMGLSLNQQLVSSSADEQAKAEEEFKKSMYGAADGSSSDEEGVSKIKKLHIKIRDKPIASSTVDVNKIKEATRQFKLGEALAPPTRTRSSTGGSQDLGQILSLPPATTGSASSTVSTPGDLFGTDTLTQPELISQSTSGVVSGGLKAGPIPEDFFQNTIPSLQVAAGLPPAGTFLSKYTPGVENIKTTPNQDAFEADAGLQGGIPPQIIQQPVVPIESIGLPDGGVPPQSSSRAGVIPPSQLQATQAQISSQPLDLSILGVPNSPDSGKPPQTGSQQIAVHPGQVPRGAAASVCFKTGLAHLEQNNLSDALSCFDEAFLALAKEQSRGIDIKAQATICAQYKIAVTLLREIGRLQKVHGPSAISAKDEMARLSRHLGSLPLLAKHRINCIRTAIKRNMDVQNYGYSKQMLELLLSKAPANKQEEFRSLIDLCVQRGLANKSIDPLEDPSQFCAATLSRLSTIGYDVCDLCGAKFSAVTAPGCIVCGMGSIKRSDALAGAGPVPSPFG; this is translated from the exons ATGGAGTGGACGACGCTGCAGCACCTGGATCTGCGCCACGTTGGGCGCGGCGTTAGACCTCTGCAGCCTCACGCTGCTTCCTTCCATCCTCACCAATCTCTCGTTGCTGTCGCCATAGGAACCTACATCGTGG AATTTGATGCATTAACAGGAAGCAAGATTTCCGCCCTTGACATTGGAGCACCTGTTGTGCGAATGTCTTACAGTCCTACAAGCGGGCATACTGTGATTGCAATCCTCCAG GATTGTACAATACGGTCTTGTGATTTTGACTTAGAGCAAACATGTGTATTACATTCACCAGAGAAGAAGACAGAGCAAATTTCTTCGGATACAGAAGTTCATATGGCTTTGACCCCACTacaacctgttgttttcttTGGGTTTCATAAACGAATGAGTGTGACAG TTGTTGGAACTGTTGAAGGTGGTAGAGCacccacaaaaattaagacgGACTTGAAGAAGCCTGTTGTCAACCTTGCTTGTCATCCTCGCCTCCCTGTATTG TATGTTGCTTATGCAGAAGGTTTGATTCGAGCATATAATATTCATACCTATGCTGTTCATTACACACTACAAC TTGACAATACCATAAAGCTTGTTGGTGCTGGTGCATTTGCGTTTCATCCAACTCTGGAATGGATTTTTGTTGGGGATCGACGAGGTACACTTCTGGTATGGGATGTATCAACTGAGAGACCTATTATGATTGGAAT AAAACAAGTTGGCTCTCATCCTATAACATCAGTTGCTTGGCTCCCCATGTTGCGTTTACTTGTAACTCTATCTAAGGATGGAAATCTTCATGTTTGGGAAACACGTGTTACTGTTAATTCTAATGGACCTCCCACTCAGGCTAATTTTTTTGAGCCTGCAG CTATTGAATCAATTGATATCCCTCGCATCCTTTCTCAACAGGGTGGAGAAACAGTTTATCCATTGCCACGCATCAAATCTTTGGAGTTTCATCCAAAATCTAATTTAGCAGCACTAGTTTTTGCA AATGTGACAATAGCCGACAATTCAAAAAATAGGGCCAGATACAGTAGAGAAGGGAGAAAGCAACTTTTTGCAGTTTTACAAAGTGCACGAGGATCTTCAG CATCTGTTTTAAGGGAAAAACTTGCTGCCTTGGGTTCTTCTGGAGTGTTAGCAGACCATCAACTTCAAGCTCAACTACAAGAGCATCATCTTAAAGG CCATGGGCAACTTACAATGTCAGACATTGCGAGGAAGGCTTTTCTTTATAGT CATTTTATGGAAGGCCATGCAAAAATTTCTCCTATATCACGCTTGCCCCTTATCACTGTTCTTGATAACAAGCATCATCTGAAGGACTTTCCGGTTTATGAG CCTTTTCATTTGGAGCTAAATTTCTTTAATAAAGCAAACCGAGTTCTGCATTATCCTGTCAGGGCATACTATATGGACGGACTGAACCTTATGGCACATAATCTTTCTTCTGGATCTGACACTATCTACCGGAAGCTATATAATTCGGTAACACAGGGA ATTCCTGGAAATGTGGAGTACCGAGCAAAATACCTGATACACAGTAAAATACAGCGcttatttcttgtagtgtatgaaTTTAGTGGTGCTACAAATGAAGTTGTGCTCTACTGGGAAAATAGTGATGCACAGGTAGCAAACAGTAAAAGCAGCACAGTAAAAG GTCGAGATGCAGCATTTGTTGGTCCCAATGAAAATCAGTTTGCAATACTTGATGAAGACAAAACAGGATTGGGTGTGTATACTCTACCTGGAGGTGCCTCTCAAGAGGCTAAGGACAATGATAAAGTTTTTGAAGAGAACCCAACTGCAACTGCAGAGACAACTGTTGGTTCAATTCGTGGCCCAACACCGTTTCTGTTTGAAACTGAAGTTGATCGCATATTTTCTACTCCATTAG ATTCGTCTTTGATGTTTGCTACTCATGGAAACCAAATTGGAATAGTGAAGCTCATACAAGGGTACCGTCTATCAACTTCAACTGCCAATGGCCAGTACTTATCAACCAATAGTGAGGGGAAAAAGTCAATTAAGTTGAAAAGAAACGAGATTGTACTCCAG GTGCACTGGCAAGAAACTCTTAGGGGATATGTTGCTGGAATATTAACAACACAGCGAGTCCTTATTGTTTCAGCAACCCTTGATATACTTGCTGTCACTTCTGCAAATTTTGATAAGGGACTTCTTCCA TTTAGATCTCTATTGTGGGTTGGACCAGCCCTCCTTTTTTCCACTGCTACTACTATCAGTATACTTGGTTGGGATGGAAAAGTTAGGCCTATCCTCTCAATCAGTATGCCTTATGCAG TGTTGGTTGGTTCTTTGAATGACCGATTGTTGCTTGCTAGCCCCACGGAAATAAATCCCAGACAGAAGAAAAGGGTTGAGATCAAAAGCTGTCTTGTTGGTCTTCTTGAACCAATTCTTATTGGATTTGCCACAATGCAGCTAAGTTTTGAGCAGAAGCTTGACCTGTCAGAAGTATTATACCAAATAACATCAAG GTTTGACAGCTTGCGCATAACACCAAGGTCTCTGGATATTCTTGCTAGAGGATCTCCTGTTTGTGGAGATTTAGCTGTGGCTTTGTCACAATCAGGTCCACAGTTCACGCAA GTGATGCGAGGTGTTTATGCTGTGAAAGCTCTTCGTTTTTCCACTGCTTTATCTATTTTGAAAGATGAATTTCTGCGATCCAGAGATTATCCAAAATGCCCCCCAACATCTCATTTATTTCACCGGTTTAGGCAGTTGGGTTATGCCTGTATCAG GTTTGCTCAATTTGATAGTGCAAAAGAAACATTTGAAGTTATAGCAGACTATGAAAGTATGCTTGATCTGTTTATATGCCACCTTAATCCAAGTGCCATGCGGCGTCTTGCTCAGAAATTGGAAGAAGAGGGTCTTGACTCAGAATTGAGGAGATATTGTGATAGGATATTACGAGCTCGATCTACTGGATGGACACAAGGTATATTTGCCAACTTTGCCGCTGAGAGTATGGTTCCAAAAGGACCTGAATGGGGTGGTGGAAACTGGGAAATTAAAACACCTACTGCTGTAAAGGATATACCTCAGTGGGAGCTTGCTGCAGAGGTGACACCATACATGAAAACTGATGATGGTACAATTCCATCCATTATTGTAGATCATATCGGTGTGTATTTAGGCTCAATCAAAGGAAGGGGCAATATTGTAGAGGTGAGGGAAGATAGTTTGGTTAAGGTTTTCATGCCTACAGGTAATGATAAAGTAAATGGACCTGAAGCATCTTCTGTTAAATCCGTATCTAATCATCAGTCGAATGTGGTTGGTAATACCAAAGGTGATTCATTGATGGGTCTGAGCCTTAACCAACAGCTTGTCAGTTCCTCTGCTGATGAACAGGCCAAAGCTGAAGAAGAATTTAAGAAATCCATGTATGGAGCTGCTGATGGCAGCAGCAGTGATGAAGAAGGAgtatccaaaataaaaaaattacacataAAAATAAGGGACAAGCCAATTGCCTCTTCTACTGTGGATGTGAATAAGATCAAGGAAGCCACTAGACAGTTTAAACTTGGTGAAGCGTTAGCTCCACCTACGAGGACCAGGTCCTCAACTGGTGGAAGCCAAGATCTTGGCCAGATTTTGTCCCTGCCACCAGCAACTACAGGGTCAGCTTCTTCAACTGTTTCAACTCCTGGTGACCTTTTTGGTACAGATACATTGACTCAACCTGAACTAATTTCACAGTCAACTAGTGGCGTTGTGAGTGGGGGACTTAAAGCAGGACCTATTCCGGAGGATTTCTTTCAGAATACAATTCCATCCCTTCAAGTGGCTGCAGGATTACCTCCTGCTGGAACTTTTCTCTCTAAGTACACTCCAGGGGTTGAAAATATTAAGACAACTCCTAACCAAGATGCTTTTGAAGCTGATGCTGGTCTTCAAGGTGGTATTCCCCCTCAAATCATTCAGCAACCTGTTGTTCCAATCGAGTCCATAGGACTTCCTGATGGTGGTGTTCCACCGCAATCCTCATCTCGGGCTGGGGTCATACCTCCCTCTCAGTTACAGGCTACTCAGGCTCAAATTTCTAGCCAACCTCTTGATCTTAGCATACTTGGAGTACCAAACTCTCCCGATTCAGGGAAACCTCCACAAACTGGTTCTCAACAAATTGCGGTGCATCCTGGACAG GTTCCCCGTGGAGCTGCTGCTTCTGTATGTTTCAAAACTGGACTTGCTCACCTGGAGCAAAATAATCTTTCGGATGCGTTGTCTTGCTTTGATGAAGCTTTTCTTGCCTTAGCTAAGGAGCAATCTCGTGGAATTGATATAAAAGCTCAAGCAACAATCTGTGCTCAATACAAGATAGCAGTCACACTTCTCCGG GAAATTGGACGTCTGCAGAAAGTCCATGGTCCGAGTGCAATAAGTGCAAAAGATGAGATGGCAAGACTTTCACGTCATCTTGGTTCGCTGCCACTTCTAGCTAAGCACAGAATAAATTGCATTCGAACTGCCATAAAAAGAAACATGGATGTACAAAATTATGGCTATTCGAAGCAAATGTTAGAATTACTATTGTCTAAAGCACCTGCAAACAAGCAGGAGGAATTTAGAAGTTTGATCGACCTGTGTGTTCAGAGGGGCTTGGCAAACAAGTCCATTGATCCTTTGGAAGATCCCTCACAATTCTGTGCTGCCACCTTAAGCAGGCTGTCAACCATTGGATATGATGTCTGTGATCTCTGTGGAGCCAAATTTTCGGCCGTAACTGCACCTGGATGCATTGTCTGCGGAATGGGAAGCATCAAGAGATCAGATGCTCTTGCAGGAGCAGGACCAGTTCCTTCTCCGTTTGGTTGA